The Acidobacteriota bacterium genome has a segment encoding these proteins:
- a CDS encoding class I SAM-dependent methyltransferase, producing the protein MNHPNSGQKRRVRSYEDVGYKQFWVGKQKEYLHQVESHILKKALHPGGQLVVDVGCGYGRFAPLYLEQFQCTVMVDYSMSILKEAAAAHGHRKNVLFVAADTGKLPLRDSVSDACLAIRVIHHLDDLDMLFSEMHRVLAPAGRFFYNYTNKRYVREIAKFFLGLNHHRPFVREHLEVDPMLFHTHPDCFQSLHEKYGFRETKTWNAGFSHKLCGWVPSFLVPPVALEMFLLRLTGWMKLLPLMYVLCTTRKDAPSAEPLSLTRITDCLACPRCGAFPLSEEPQGLRCSPCGASYPVHDRIYDFRLPDETSLETVFDERRTGSEP; encoded by the coding sequence ATGAATCACCCAAACTCCGGGCAGAAAAGAAGGGTCCGAAGCTACGAGGACGTAGGCTACAAGCAATTCTGGGTCGGAAAACAAAAAGAATATTTGCACCAGGTGGAATCGCATATTCTTAAAAAAGCCCTGCACCCGGGCGGACAACTCGTGGTAGACGTGGGATGCGGCTACGGCCGCTTCGCACCGCTCTATCTTGAGCAATTCCAGTGCACCGTGATGGTCGACTACTCCATGTCGATCCTCAAGGAGGCCGCGGCGGCCCACGGACACAGGAAAAACGTGTTGTTCGTCGCCGCGGACACCGGCAAGCTTCCCTTACGCGACAGCGTGTCGGACGCTTGCCTGGCTATCCGTGTCATCCACCATCTCGACGACCTCGATATGCTTTTTTCTGAAATGCATCGCGTCCTCGCGCCCGCGGGCCGCTTCTTCTACAACTACACCAACAAGCGCTACGTGCGGGAAATCGCGAAATTCTTCCTGGGGTTGAACCACCACCGCCCCTTCGTGCGAGAACACCTGGAAGTGGACCCCATGTTGTTTCACACCCACCCCGATTGTTTCCAGTCCCTCCACGAGAAATACGGGTTTCGCGAGACGAAAACATGGAACGCCGGTTTCTCGCACAAGCTCTGCGGATGGGTTCCGTCTTTTCTTGTGCCTCCCGTCGCGCTTGAAATGTTCCTCCTACGGCTTACGGGATGGATGAAATTGCTTCCTCTGATGTACGTCCTTTGCACGACTCGAAAGGACGCCCCTTCTGCCGAGCCGCTTTCCCTTACCCGGATTACGGACTGTCTGGCATGTCCGAGATGCGGGGCATTTCCCCTTTCGGAGGAGCCCCAGGGCCTTCGGTGCTCCCCCTGCGGGGCGTCCTATCCCGTTCATGACCGTATTTACGACTTTCGTCTGCCGGACGAAACTTCCCTGGAAACGGTTTTTGACGAAAGAAGGACCGGGAGTGAACCTTAA
- a CDS encoding serine/threonine protein kinase, with protein MKFEQIGRYQIKKELGKGAMGEVFLAYDPDLDREVAVKTVYYDPGLPADELKETKLRFLREARISAKLSHPNIIVIHDVGEHESIPFIAMEFICGETLEPYVKSASLLPLKRVVEIIGQAANALDYAHRGGLVHRDIKPSNIMLTHDGGVKVMDFGLAKKPSANLTQAGMLLGTPSYMSPEQIKGDPLDGRSDLFSLGIVLYQLLTGEKPFKGETISTIMYKIMNEEPPEPTILNKKLPRQFDGIIRKALAKKPETRFQSGKDFRSALEDYLNFTARMTRVKPAPPSLAEVPQEETAALVRSSLPVAMAPKPSFSLKPSFSFNPLLKVAAGVVLLAGALFFGYQPVKEWAKEKSMEPGFPLPGFLITWANDGENPRLLNKHIYIEVERGAALTLDGWALERPVLKFPVTDQKEHELVATLGCRRAERSFHVQDVDEAISLTLEPALIRVQLTTIPEGATLHYGEDFSQTTVTPAVLTLDACRQHDVKFTLDGYRERKEFIAVALDRENRFEPYVLEPLPKPGRVRFAKGAYPYQVRHKGKVLARGGSEVELPPGAYTAQIVNDGYFLETDYEFQVDSEKLHKYAPRIPALGKLSVMCYTSGAVFINDKPAGDAPFSEKEIAAGTYKVKCVMYEEGRTRPETVQIEVQPRLVTEIRFAKDKPRWDIIE; from the coding sequence ATGAAGTTTGAGCAAATCGGGCGGTACCAAATCAAGAAAGAGCTCGGCAAAGGTGCGATGGGCGAAGTGTTCCTCGCCTACGACCCCGATTTGGATCGCGAGGTCGCCGTCAAGACCGTTTACTACGACCCGGGACTTCCGGCCGACGAACTCAAGGAAACGAAGCTGCGTTTTCTGCGCGAGGCGCGCATCTCGGCCAAGCTGAGCCATCCGAACATCATCGTCATCCACGACGTGGGTGAGCACGAAAGCATTCCGTTCATCGCCATGGAGTTCATCTGCGGTGAAACGCTCGAGCCTTACGTCAAGTCCGCGAGCCTGCTGCCCCTCAAGCGGGTCGTCGAAATTATTGGCCAGGCGGCCAACGCCCTCGATTACGCCCACCGGGGCGGGTTGGTGCACCGCGACATAAAGCCCTCGAACATCATGCTCACGCACGACGGCGGAGTGAAAGTGATGGACTTCGGCCTAGCGAAGAAGCCCTCGGCAAACCTGACGCAGGCAGGCATGTTGCTTGGGACCCCGAGTTACATGTCGCCCGAGCAAATCAAAGGTGACCCGCTCGACGGCCGGAGCGACCTGTTTTCCTTGGGCATCGTCCTCTACCAGCTCCTCACGGGCGAAAAGCCCTTTAAAGGAGAAACCATCTCCACCATCATGTACAAGATTATGAATGAGGAGCCGCCCGAGCCCACCATCCTCAACAAGAAGCTCCCGAGGCAGTTCGACGGCATCATCCGAAAGGCGCTCGCCAAGAAGCCCGAGACTCGCTTTCAGAGCGGAAAGGACTTCCGATCGGCGCTCGAGGATTATCTGAATTTCACCGCCCGCATGACGCGCGTCAAGCCCGCGCCGCCGTCCCTCGCGGAGGTGCCCCAAGAAGAAACCGCCGCCCTCGTCCGCTCCTCCCTTCCCGTCGCGATGGCACCCAAGCCATCGTTTTCGCTCAAACCGTCGTTTTCGTTCAACCCACTCTTGAAAGTCGCCGCGGGCGTAGTGCTTCTCGCCGGGGCGCTTTTCTTCGGCTACCAGCCGGTGAAGGAGTGGGCCAAGGAAAAGTCAATGGAACCGGGGTTTCCGCTCCCCGGATTTCTCATCACCTGGGCGAATGACGGTGAGAATCCGCGGCTTTTGAACAAGCATATCTACATCGAAGTCGAGAGGGGGGCCGCGCTCACCCTGGACGGATGGGCGCTCGAGAGGCCCGTGCTCAAATTTCCCGTCACCGACCAGAAGGAGCACGAGCTCGTGGCAACGCTCGGCTGCCGAAGGGCGGAGCGGAGCTTCCACGTGCAGGACGTTGACGAAGCCATCTCCCTCACGCTCGAGCCGGCCCTTATCAGGGTGCAGCTTACGACCATACCGGAAGGAGCGACACTCCATTACGGCGAAGATTTTTCCCAAACGACCGTGACGCCGGCCGTTCTGACGCTGGATGCATGCCGGCAACACGACGTTAAATTCACGCTCGATGGTTACCGAGAAAGAAAAGAATTCATCGCCGTGGCACTAGACCGTGAGAACCGATTTGAGCCGTACGTTCTGGAGCCGCTCCCGAAGCCCGGGCGCGTCCGCTTCGCCAAGGGCGCTTATCCCTACCAGGTGCGCCACAAGGGAAAGGTTCTCGCCCGAGGAGGAAGCGAGGTGGAGCTTCCGCCCGGCGCGTACACCGCACAGATCGTCAACGACGGTTATTTCCTGGAAACGGACTACGAGTTTCAGGTAGACTCGGAAAAACTCCACAAGTACGCGCCCCGCATTCCCGCACTTGGGAAGCTCTCGGTGATGTGCTACACTTCCGGCGCGGTGTTCATCAACGACAAGCCTGCGGGCGACGCGCCTTTCAGCGAGAAAGAAATCGCCGCCGGCACCTACAAGGTCAAGTGCGTCATGTACGAGGAGGGACGCACGCGCCCGGAAACCGTCCAGATTGAGGTGCAGCCTCGGCTCGTCACCGAAATCCGCTTCGCAAAGGACAAACCGAGATGGGATATTATCGAATAG
- a CDS encoding FAD-binding oxidoreductase: MTIKEKNFWLDTVTMPSPEPQQALPPKVDVAVLGSGFTGLSAARELAKRGAKVAVLEAETIGWGASSRNAGMVLTGLKAIYGGIIKNYGRETAHRMFAANMASIDCVEQVVKEEKIDCDFSRSGHLVVAEKPPHFDAHAHEMALLDKEFGHKTRVVPRADMRDEIGSDIYCGGFVDEASVGVNPARLVGGLGRAALAAGAAVHERARVTAAEREGAGFRVRTSRGDVHADAVVVATCSYTGGFAPQLQRKIISLGSYIIVTEPLAPAVARDVSPRNRMMFDLKNYVYYFRLTPDNRMLFGGRAAFFPESKSTVRRSAKILRRGMVSVFPQLRDVRVEYAWGGMVEFAFDKMQHTGQMGGLYYALGYGGHGVAMAVYIGAQLAKKVNGETYDDTFEGYSFPDAPPGLNKGQPWFLPCVGAWYKFLDWVR, encoded by the coding sequence ATGACTATCAAAGAGAAAAATTTCTGGCTCGACACCGTAACCATGCCGTCTCCCGAGCCGCAGCAGGCTTTGCCGCCCAAGGTGGACGTAGCCGTGCTCGGGAGCGGGTTTACCGGTCTGTCGGCGGCGCGTGAGTTGGCCAAACGCGGGGCGAAGGTCGCCGTGCTCGAGGCCGAGACCATCGGCTGGGGCGCGAGTTCACGCAACGCGGGCATGGTCCTCACCGGCCTCAAAGCCATCTACGGGGGAATTATTAAAAATTACGGGCGAGAGACCGCGCACCGGATGTTCGCCGCCAACATGGCTTCCATAGACTGCGTTGAACAAGTGGTCAAGGAGGAGAAAATCGACTGCGATTTTTCGCGGAGCGGGCATCTGGTCGTGGCGGAGAAGCCGCCGCACTTTGACGCGCATGCGCACGAAATGGCTTTGCTTGACAAGGAGTTCGGCCATAAGACCCGTGTTGTCCCGCGCGCCGATATGCGGGATGAGATCGGGTCGGACATCTATTGCGGGGGTTTTGTGGACGAAGCGAGCGTGGGCGTGAATCCGGCCCGGCTGGTCGGCGGGTTGGGGCGGGCCGCGCTCGCCGCCGGGGCCGCCGTCCACGAGCGGGCACGCGTCACGGCGGCGGAGCGCGAAGGCGCGGGCTTTCGGGTGCGCACCTCGCGCGGCGACGTGCACGCCGACGCGGTCGTGGTCGCCACCTGCAGCTACACGGGCGGGTTCGCGCCGCAGTTGCAGCGCAAAATTATCTCCCTCGGATCGTACATCATCGTCACCGAACCGCTCGCTCCCGCCGTGGCCCGCGACGTCAGTCCGCGCAACCGGATGATGTTTGATTTAAAGAATTATGTGTATTACTTCCGGCTCACGCCCGACAACCGGATGTTGTTCGGCGGGCGCGCGGCGTTCTTTCCCGAGTCCAAAAGCACGGTGCGCAGAAGCGCGAAAATCCTGCGGCGCGGGATGGTGAGCGTGTTCCCGCAGCTGCGCGACGTGAGGGTGGAGTACGCGTGGGGCGGCATGGTGGAATTTGCCTTCGACAAAATGCAACACACCGGGCAGATGGGCGGCCTCTATTACGCGCTCGGCTACGGGGGGCACGGCGTGGCCATGGCGGTGTATATAGGCGCGCAGCTGGCGAAGAAGGTCAACGGCGAGACGTACGACGACACGTTCGAGGGGTATTCGTTCCCGGACGCTCCGCCGGGACTGAACAAGGGCCAGCCGTGGTTCCTGCCATGTGTCGGGGCGTGGTACAAGTTTCTGGACTGGGTGAGATAG
- a CDS encoding polysaccharide deacetylase family protein, translated as MNLNFFKKALYVACKISGLTPWRFKAFASHATILLYHRVIRQTHNRFCPNASIEVPFSSFEKQMVFLAERCHVVSLEECLERLAENAKLPPNTVVLTFDDGYRSDYELVYPLLKRHQFPATFYIVPGFVDGQIFPWWYEVEDLIVQCDRRNCIVPFEKKPRDLRQAGQKLTSHRRIAARMRTMPLRKRRAFLARLRDCLARPEWHPDRLDLMLTWEQIKEMSDSKLVQVGAHTARHLNLAKESRETVREEISRSKNILKERLGKPVRAFAYPYGHSGSFTQDTQDAVKAHGFTSGVSTVAGHLNPEVSIHPWRLPRIHVDGRDDLAAFQAKLSGIYWLLKSTPLMAGASS; from the coding sequence GTGAACCTTAATTTTTTCAAGAAAGCCTTGTACGTTGCGTGTAAAATCAGCGGACTCACGCCGTGGAGGTTTAAAGCGTTCGCCTCGCATGCGACCATCCTGCTCTACCACCGGGTAATTCGCCAAACACACAATCGCTTCTGCCCCAACGCCTCCATCGAGGTTCCCTTTTCCTCCTTCGAAAAACAGATGGTGTTTTTGGCCGAGCGATGCCACGTCGTCTCGCTGGAAGAATGTTTGGAGCGGCTCGCGGAGAACGCCAAGCTGCCGCCGAACACGGTGGTTCTTACCTTTGACGACGGCTACCGCTCCGACTACGAGCTGGTTTACCCCCTTCTTAAACGCCATCAATTTCCCGCGACGTTTTATATCGTCCCGGGATTCGTGGACGGCCAAATTTTTCCCTGGTGGTACGAAGTCGAAGACCTGATCGTTCAATGCGATCGGCGAAACTGCATCGTTCCGTTTGAAAAAAAGCCCCGGGATCTCCGCCAAGCCGGGCAAAAATTAACCTCCCACCGGCGCATCGCGGCGCGGATGAGAACCATGCCCCTGAGGAAACGCCGCGCTTTTCTCGCCCGGCTGCGAGATTGCCTTGCCCGTCCCGAGTGGCATCCTGACCGGCTTGATTTAATGCTCACATGGGAACAGATAAAAGAAATGAGCGATAGCAAGCTCGTTCAGGTCGGAGCCCACACCGCCCGCCACCTCAACCTGGCGAAAGAGAGCCGAGAGACCGTTCGGGAAGAAATTTCCCGCTCAAAAAATATTCTTAAAGAACGTCTTGGAAAGCCCGTGCGGGCATTTGCTTACCCCTACGGCCACAGCGGCAGTTTCACCCAAGACACGCAAGACGCGGTCAAGGCGCACGGGTTCACGAGCGGAGTCAGCACCGTCGCCGGACACCTAAACCCGGAAGTATCCATCCATCCGTGGCGTCTCCCCAGAATCCACGTGGACGGCCGTGACGATCTCGCCGCGTTCCAAGCCAAGCTGTCGGGCATCTATTGGCTTCTCAAAAGCACGCCCCTTATGGCCGGCGCTTCTTCCTGA
- the dnaK gene encoding molecular chaperone DnaK, giving the protein MAEKTGKIIGIDLGTTNSVVSVMEGDKPTVIANQEGARTTPSVVAFSEDGERLAGQIAKRQAVTNPENTIYSIKRFMGRRFSEVAEEMKIVPYKVVEEKNGDVRVEARGKKYSPPEISAMILKKLKEAAEEYLGEKVVRAVITTPAYFNDSQRQATKDAGRIAGLEVERIVNEPTAAALAYGLEKKKDETIAVYDFGGGTFDISILEVGEGVTEVKSTNGDTHLGGDNIDQRVIDWLVAEFKKDQGLDLSKDKMALQRLKEAAEKAKIELSTAGETDINLPFVTADASGPKHLNIKMTRSKLEQLCEDLVERSFGPCKQALEDAGLKPSDIDEVVLVGGQTRMPLIQNRVKEFFGKEAHKGVNPDEVVAVGAALQAGVLAGDVKDMLLLDVTPLSLGIETRGEVMTKIIPNNTTIPTKRSEIFTTAADNQTSVEVHVLQGEREMAGDNRTLGRFHLVGIPPAPRGIPQIEVEFDIDANGIVHVTAKDKATGKSQDITITASSGLTDDEIQRMVKDAESHADEDKKHRRLVDARNQCESLVYNTEKTLKEHGEKVSDSERKAIEDALAGCRKAMEGEDADAIEKSMQELMAASHKLAEQMYAQARAQEGQAQAQGESPSGDDASSSGDEKGEKKGGEGPVIDAEYEDVDKDKGKDA; this is encoded by the coding sequence ATGGCGGAGAAGACTGGAAAAATTATAGGAATCGACCTGGGCACCACGAACTCCGTGGTAAGCGTGATGGAGGGTGACAAGCCCACCGTCATCGCCAACCAGGAGGGCGCCCGCACCACTCCTTCGGTCGTCGCTTTCAGCGAGGACGGCGAGCGCCTCGCGGGGCAGATTGCCAAGCGCCAGGCCGTCACGAACCCGGAGAACACCATCTATTCCATCAAGCGCTTCATGGGGCGGCGTTTTTCCGAGGTCGCCGAGGAGATGAAGATCGTTCCCTACAAGGTCGTCGAGGAGAAAAACGGCGACGTGCGCGTCGAGGCGCGCGGCAAGAAGTATTCGCCGCCCGAGATCTCGGCCATGATTTTGAAAAAACTCAAGGAGGCGGCGGAGGAGTACCTCGGCGAGAAGGTCGTGCGCGCCGTCATCACCACGCCGGCTTACTTCAACGACTCCCAGCGCCAGGCCACGAAGGACGCGGGGCGCATCGCGGGCCTCGAGGTCGAGCGCATCGTGAACGAGCCCACGGCCGCCGCGCTCGCCTACGGCCTCGAGAAGAAGAAAGACGAGACCATCGCGGTCTACGACTTCGGGGGCGGCACGTTCGACATTTCCATCCTCGAGGTGGGCGAGGGCGTCACCGAGGTCAAGAGCACGAACGGCGACACGCACCTCGGGGGCGACAACATCGACCAGCGCGTCATAGACTGGCTCGTCGCGGAGTTCAAAAAGGATCAGGGCCTCGACCTTTCCAAGGACAAGATGGCGCTCCAGCGCCTCAAGGAAGCCGCCGAGAAGGCGAAGATCGAGCTTTCCACCGCCGGCGAGACGGACATCAATCTTCCGTTCGTAACGGCCGACGCCTCGGGGCCCAAGCACCTCAACATCAAGATGACGCGCTCGAAGCTCGAGCAGTTGTGCGAGGACCTTGTCGAGCGCTCCTTCGGCCCCTGCAAGCAGGCGCTCGAGGACGCCGGCCTGAAGCCGTCTGACATCGACGAGGTGGTACTCGTCGGGGGCCAGACGCGCATGCCGCTCATCCAGAACCGCGTCAAGGAATTCTTCGGAAAGGAGGCCCACAAGGGCGTCAACCCCGACGAGGTCGTCGCCGTGGGCGCGGCCCTCCAGGCGGGCGTCCTCGCCGGCGACGTCAAGGACATGCTGCTTCTGGACGTGACGCCCCTTTCGCTCGGCATCGAGACGCGCGGGGAAGTTATGACGAAGATCATTCCCAACAACACGACCATCCCGACGAAGCGGTCGGAGATTTTCACCACCGCGGCCGACAACCAGACGAGCGTCGAGGTGCACGTCCTTCAGGGCGAGCGCGAGATGGCGGGCGACAACCGCACCCTCGGGCGCTTCCATCTCGTGGGCATCCCTCCCGCCCCGCGCGGCATCCCGCAGATCGAGGTCGAGTTCGACATCGACGCGAACGGCATCGTCCACGTGACGGCGAAGGACAAGGCCACGGGAAAATCCCAGGACATCACCATCACGGCCTCGAGCGGGCTGACGGACGACGAGATTCAACGCATGGTGAAGGACGCCGAGTCCCATGCCGACGAAGACAAGAAGCACCGCCGCCTAGTGGACGCGCGTAACCAGTGCGAGAGCCTCGTCTACAACACCGAGAAAACGCTCAAGGAGCACGGAGAGAAGGTTTCCGACTCCGAGCGCAAGGCCATCGAGGACGCGCTCGCCGGCTGCCGCAAGGCGATGGAGGGCGAGGATGCCGACGCCATCGAGAAGTCCATGCAGGAGTTGATGGCGGCCTCGCACAAGCTCGCCGAGCAGATGTACGCCCAGGCGCGGGCGCAGGAAGGGCAGGCGCAGGCACAAGGAGAAAGCCCCTCCGGCGACGACGCCTCTTCCTCTGGCGACGAGAAGGGTGAAAAGAAGGGCGGCGAGGGCCCCGTCATCGACGCCGAGTACGAGGACGTGGACAAGGATAAGGGCAAGGACGCCTAG
- a CDS encoding RDD family protein: MVEPISGFLSEGDKKTFSIVAGALGAVFFIAQLVIPMAAMFAVMPFIIKGMSMKEIELGGAALFRGRVHAVEKSSPFEDRSEASSRLVRIGEEGLEEVLPFEGWSPRLLSDADRLWLISSERIATFDGQILQQHDADPLGDIGRPFLFEGKPAVIESRPEGKHLKVWRDGRWENVLPIDVSTGRCQHLQALETNGTLLLFRQDGDTLYARTLGEDFSEWDIVMSEPTEWFVFVKDGMPAVISSGAQGFRGVEFDGNRWTPFLKNKTTSSFARDVAAFQRKAGGNIIVVTQSFPGSLRVQEWDGERFTSEQRIGKFSPFPRSMLLLYTLPYLGTMILSLLLAMILSTLMRRHRVTTHSHEGREANYASLTRRALSQILDYVVVGLPPLGLFAPMFYDMETFLSGKGFFYFFGAMAGMLAWAVLVLFVYSFTEGRWGATPGKRALGIRVVGTDLQPCGFGRAFLRNILKLVDGFFNFLIGILLVAFTQNWQRLGDMAARTIVVRAGARAGANNP, encoded by the coding sequence ATGGTGGAACCGATATCGGGCTTTCTTTCCGAGGGCGACAAGAAAACGTTCTCCATCGTGGCCGGGGCGCTGGGCGCCGTGTTCTTCATCGCCCAGCTCGTCATCCCGATGGCTGCGATGTTTGCGGTCATGCCGTTCATCATCAAGGGGATGTCGATGAAGGAGATCGAGCTCGGCGGCGCCGCGCTGTTTCGAGGCCGCGTCCACGCCGTCGAGAAATCTTCTCCCTTCGAGGACCGAAGCGAAGCCTCAAGCCGCTTGGTGCGGATCGGCGAAGAGGGACTCGAAGAGGTCCTTCCGTTTGAAGGATGGTCGCCCCGGCTTCTTTCGGACGCAGACCGATTGTGGCTGATTTCCTCGGAGCGCATCGCAACGTTCGACGGACAAATCCTCCAGCAGCACGATGCGGATCCGCTCGGGGACATCGGCCGACCCTTTCTTTTCGAGGGAAAGCCCGCCGTTATCGAGAGCCGTCCCGAGGGAAAACACCTCAAGGTATGGCGCGACGGGCGGTGGGAGAACGTTTTACCGATCGATGTCTCGACCGGTCGGTGCCAGCATCTCCAAGCCCTGGAGACGAACGGAACGCTTCTTCTCTTCCGACAGGACGGGGACACGCTTTATGCACGGACGCTCGGAGAGGATTTCTCCGAATGGGACATCGTCATGTCCGAACCGACGGAGTGGTTCGTCTTCGTCAAGGACGGGATGCCCGCCGTGATCAGCTCCGGGGCTCAGGGCTTCCGCGGCGTGGAGTTCGACGGAAACCGATGGACGCCTTTTCTAAAGAATAAAACAACCTCCTCGTTTGCCAGAGATGTGGCGGCGTTTCAGAGAAAGGCCGGTGGCAACATTATAGTCGTTACGCAATCGTTCCCCGGATCTCTCCGCGTGCAGGAGTGGGACGGAGAGCGGTTCACCTCCGAGCAACGAATCGGAAAGTTTTCTCCGTTTCCCCGCAGCATGCTGCTCCTCTACACGCTGCCCTATCTGGGCACGATGATCCTGAGCCTGCTACTCGCCATGATCCTCTCGACCCTCATGCGAAGGCACCGAGTAACCACCCACTCCCATGAAGGAAGGGAGGCGAATTACGCCTCGCTCACGCGGCGGGCGCTTTCTCAAATCCTCGATTACGTCGTCGTTGGACTGCCCCCCCTGGGTCTCTTCGCCCCGATGTTCTACGACATGGAGACGTTCCTTTCCGGCAAGGGTTTTTTCTATTTCTTCGGCGCCATGGCAGGCATGCTCGCTTGGGCCGTTCTCGTGCTGTTCGTCTACAGTTTTACCGAAGGTCGCTGGGGCGCGACGCCCGGAAAACGGGCCCTGGGAATCCGTGTCGTGGGTACCGACCTCCAACCGTGCGGATTCGGGCGGGCCTTCCTGCGCAACATCCTCAAGCTTGTGGACGGTTTCTTTAACTTTCTCATAGGCATTCTCCTCGTCGCGTTCACACAGAACTGGCAGCGACTCGGCGACATGGCCGCGCGCACGATCGTCGTGCGGGCGGGGGCGAGGGCGGGGGCGAATAACCCCTAG
- a CDS encoding tetratricopeptide repeat protein has product MGYYRIGKRRRCALPRALILAAALLAAAAAHGKEESGLDKRLFESALDLYRLGKVEQALADFQKLREEFSLSEYADDALFELARHAYDVERLGEFRPARDPEEAKKLLEVILAEYPSSDKAPEALVRMGMLHLDPYVAPPNLNEAYANFLRVQNIYPASDAADTARFGLGYTLYHQGEFERAAGTLERLLMDFSDRAYLPTARLYAARALAAHDRPQEALHHLARLHREFPEGPYAEQALDGASLLARFAFPHTYTFRGSVTLGEERESFRRVSSLRMARDGLILAVDTSLRQAARFDRKGKRVASYAAEKPTDVWEAADGTLCIANERDVLVGEKAIAVEEDTPRVVILYDRLKAVVTTLSGEIVAFDGKQNTLIHADRDGIVQKHLMDKIRDASLHCDAQDHIWVLSSSERSLQCLTLGGDTLVSLEAGRDSPVEQPAAFALDAMGNVYVLDARKLAVLVFDPSLKLLKREITPPDGSDGEMSRPTALAVTRDGAVLVFDEGLGKVLRYE; this is encoded by the coding sequence ATGGGATATTATCGAATAGGAAAACGCCGGAGATGCGCCCTTCCCCGTGCGCTCATACTTGCGGCGGCGCTCCTTGCGGCGGCAGCGGCGCACGGAAAGGAAGAAAGCGGTCTCGACAAGCGCCTCTTCGAGAGCGCCCTCGATCTCTACCGGCTGGGCAAGGTGGAGCAGGCGCTCGCGGATTTTCAAAAGCTTCGTGAAGAGTTCTCCTTGAGCGAATATGCCGACGACGCGCTCTTCGAGCTCGCGCGGCACGCCTACGACGTGGAACGCCTTGGCGAGTTCCGCCCCGCGCGCGACCCCGAAGAGGCGAAAAAGCTCCTCGAAGTCATCCTCGCCGAGTATCCCTCCTCCGACAAGGCGCCCGAGGCGCTCGTGCGCATGGGGATGCTCCACCTCGACCCTTACGTCGCGCCTCCGAACCTGAACGAGGCCTACGCGAATTTCCTCCGCGTTCAGAACATCTATCCCGCGTCGGACGCCGCGGACACGGCGCGCTTCGGCCTGGGCTATACGCTTTACCATCAAGGGGAGTTCGAGCGCGCGGCGGGAACGCTCGAGCGGCTGCTCATGGATTTTTCCGACAGGGCATACCTTCCAACGGCGCGCCTTTACGCGGCGCGGGCGCTCGCCGCGCATGACCGCCCGCAGGAAGCGCTCCACCATTTGGCCCGCCTGCACCGCGAATTCCCCGAGGGCCCCTACGCCGAGCAGGCGCTCGACGGAGCGAGCCTTCTGGCGCGCTTCGCCTTTCCCCACACCTACACCTTCCGGGGAAGCGTTACGCTCGGGGAAGAACGGGAATCTTTTCGTCGCGTCTCCTCTCTGCGTATGGCGCGCGATGGCTTGATCCTGGCCGTGGACACCTCGCTTCGCCAGGCGGCGCGCTTTGACCGAAAGGGCAAGCGCGTCGCGTCCTACGCGGCCGAAAAACCGACTGACGTCTGGGAAGCCGCCGACGGAACGCTCTGCATCGCCAACGAGCGCGACGTGCTCGTGGGGGAAAAAGCCATCGCTGTGGAAGAGGACACCCCTCGCGTCGTGATTCTCTACGACCGGCTCAAGGCGGTCGTGACTACATTGAGCGGCGAAATCGTCGCCTTCGACGGGAAGCAGAACACCCTCATACACGCCGACCGGGACGGCATAGTGCAGAAGCACCTCATGGATAAGATCCGCGACGCCTCGCTCCACTGTGACGCCCAGGACCACATATGGGTCCTATCCTCGAGCGAGCGCTCGCTGCAATGCCTCACGCTAGGGGGTGATACGCTCGTCAGCCTCGAAGCCGGCCGCGACTCGCCCGTCGAGCAGCCCGCCGCGTTCGCGCTTGACGCAATGGGAAACGTGTACGTCCTCGACGCGCGGAAGCTCGCCGTGCTCGTCTTTGACCCTTCGCTCAAGCTTCTCAAACGGGAAATCACTCCTCCCGATGGTTCCGACGGCGAGATGAGTCGGCCGACGGCGCTCGCCGTGACCCGCGACGGCGCGGTGCTGGTGTTCGATGAAGGGCTCGGCAAAGTATTGCGGTACGAGTGA